Genomic segment of Apostichopus japonicus isolate 1M-3 chromosome 8, ASM3797524v1, whole genome shotgun sequence:
GTCGAGTTGATGTTTTGAGATTAGGGAGAAAATTTCAGGGGAATGTAAAAGTGGAATGTAAGGCATTCAGATGGAtttaatatttaagaaaaattaTGCAGAATTTTCCCCactaagtggggggggggaggagggttgAGGAGCACCCATCAGCTTACGATCCTTTCCAGGTAGTGACGACATTGTCCACATTTCATCAAATAAAATACGGTAATCCTTAGTTTACACAGAGAATACTGTACACAAACCATTTTATATGGGAGGGAAGGATGGAAACTGAGAGGGTATTGTTGTGGGATTGAAAATAGGAGATTCAGCAGAAAAATGCTCTGCTCACTTTTTAAAAATGAACCATCTAAGCTTGAAAGCAATCTAACAGAAAGGTTTGATCATCATGAGAGTACTAATCAAGCTTTTAAAGCCTTTAGCTTTTACATTTCTTTCCCCTACCAAACTGATTCCTGACTTTGTTCAAATGAACTCTATAGCAATACCACTGTACCAACACCTTGTCATACATACCATACTGATAGCCTCATTTATAACAATGTCCACTATTTTCTGTTGAGGGATGAAATTAGTCTTTTCTTGACCAAGTAGATAAGAAGTTTGTATCTGCAAGCCCATGGACCTGATCACCAAAATCTTCTCTGACAAGTAAATAGAACGTAAtgataacagaaaataaaaaatccaGAAATTTCATCATCAGCATACAACTTCCAATATTGATGATACAGTTGAGTATTTGCGAGGTAGCGATTGGAGGTGGAGACCAACTTACAggcatttgttttttttttaaatcatataacATCATAAGTAAACATGTATGTTTTTGTCTGTTGATTCTAGACATATATCACAAACTAcatgccccccctccccatagaAAAAAATTAACTATAATCTATATATTGCACACTACAGCTGCCAGCATCTAACTTGGGAATTTGGAAACAAGCAAAACACGTTTTACACATTTTAAgtcatttacaatttttttcattccaATTTACTGTATGGAAGGCCTTACAAATAGTATAAGGAATTGGTTTTTGTTAAAACCCATTATACATTCTTATCTGATGGGGAAGAGAGGTTTGAATGAGTGTGACTAAATTCTTACCTTGCGATACTGTGAAACTTAACGCTCCACTGATGAAGATGTAAAAGATTCCATTTGCAGCTAGAGTTGTCATCAACATGCCCTAACAAAAATGAAGGatgaataaacaataaataatgaaagaaataagcACTTTAGGCTTTGTAATCgtgtctgagtgtttgtgtcttcagtttttttttctctcctatagggtccttgacggggacttgagtgtccctcctgatcctttttatCTACTAAACGAAACTAAGTGCTTTAAAGGGAACAGACTACTTTGATTGGCAACTTTTGAATGTGTTTATATGCCCAAACATCCCTCTGCCCTTCTCCAACCCCCAACACTTACTCTAGTTCTTCTTGGTTCTTAATGCTTGACTCTACCTGTGTCACAAGAAGCCTATGACTTAGTGGAACCAAACTGTTCCAAACAAATTAACTAACTTTTCTATGCAATACAATGGCAAGATCAAATGCAAATTATTACAGAGCTCAATCTGTAATGATGTTGTTGCAAGAAGGCTTACTTTATATTTGGCATCTTGCATTTAAAGTTAGGCTAGCAAAAATGCTTCAGATGGCAATGACTTTCTTCACAGAAACTTTGCAAAATTGACTTATCATACACAAAATTCAAATAGCTCACAATTTAATACAGTCATAACTCATAATACGACCTAGACCTAGACCTAGACTAACGTTTGGTCGACAAGCCTTCGTACAGTAGACCTACCTCCAGAAAGATTAGCGACACCGCCGCGGAAAGGAACAGAACTGTTGCACTGAGACAGCATATTATTTTCAGGGAGGAACTCAAATTATGTTGTACATATTCGAACACTGAGGGCCGATTCAAATCTTTTCCAACATCCATGCATCAAAATCTGGGTTGAAAGTTACAGAAGAATATATTTTGATTGTAGCATCAACTAGCCTATATCATGGGTAGCACACATTTCTTTTTGAATGGTACTGATAACTAAACATGTAGTAGTACAGTAGTGAAAGACTACCCACATAGTTTTGCTGCGCTTGCGATCGTACCCAATGATTTTATAAGTGACAAATATGCTAGAGTGTAAACGATGCAAACATTGCAGATGCGGGAATGTATGTGT
This window contains:
- the LOC139970619 gene encoding phosphatidylinositol N-acetylglucosaminyltransferase subunit H-like, with amino-acid sequence MDVGKDLNRPSVFEYVQHNLSSSLKIICCLSATVLFLSAAVSLIFLEGMLMTTLAANGIFYIFISGALSFTVSQEKILVIRSMGLQIQTSYLLGQEKTNFIPQQKIVDIVINEAISMHKVSYYLAVLLKTEGEEYHNFEVKPLFTNTMPPLTVLKEVRRGCQEVLLDEVS